The sequence gatccgatccgatccgatcGGATCTGATCTGAACATGAACAAGTAGCAAGAGCTGGCCGGCACATCTACTGTAAGTCTGTAACCCTTGCAAGTTTTCATGTCTGAAGAAAACGTCAGGTTGTTTTTCTGTGTGAGGCTTTCATCACTCTGGCATAATATAGCAATACAGCATATGCTCAACATATACAGCATAAGATAGCTAAATCTACATTTCAGCTGTTTTAATTTACTGTCCATCAGATTCAGAGAACACAACTACAACAGGACCAGAAGAGTGCAGCTGAATTCAAGCAGAAAGGTGAGGATTGATATAGCGAAGGAGGGTTGATTATCATTCATGAATCGAACTGTCAAAGTGAAGTTGCTTTAAGAACACAAATCAAATTATGGCACTGCTTGCTTAATCAGACCGATGAGTAATCAAATTATTACCAGTCCAAAACAATACAATCAATGATAGGATAGTTGACAGTACACAGCGATTTAAGCATGGACCGAAGACGTTCTGGCAATCGCAGCTAAAGAGAGTTCGCTTGTAGCATCAGATCCATGGTGTCTCCGTCGATGGCTCGCCCTTTCATTTCCTTTCCATGCCAATTTGCCAACCCAACTGACTAACTGAGTGACAGCAAAACAGCAGCAGGTGCATGTGGTGTGGTTTGTGCCAAGTGACTGACGATTGTTGAATTGATTCTCTCATGCACTAGCCGGCCAGGGAAAGCCGCAATGCCCCATgccctcatctctctctctctctctctctctctctctctctctctctctctctctctctctctctgtttcaGGTTACCTCAATCACTCACAAAATAAAAGTGGTAGCCACTCCTGGATATATACAAGGTCACAAAATAATAGGGGAGCGCTGCTCTCCCCACTCGTACCATTCTTTTCTCACCTCTCCTCATCTGAATCCACAGTTCCTAAACTACTACCCCCTTGAGGTTGACGACTCCCTCTCGAGTCCTGCCTCACCTCACACAGAAAACCTTCTAATTTAATGTTTCGCCGACACCGTGACGCTGCAACAAGGGATCGAATAAACGCTAGCTTTCCGGTAAATGTTACTGCTAGtctagtttcttttttttaatatatttcGGTTCCCCGTCATTATTCCGGCTCCACGAGCACAAGATGCTTCTTATATGCCTCAAGTACAGATGCTTGTGCATGTCTGCACTGCACTGATGTTTATGTTACCTGGGTACTACTACTAGTTACTATACATCAAAGCTAACTGCTGTTACTGTGCAGATCGATGATAACCCAAAAAGAAAAGGGACATTTGAAACCATGCATTGCATCCCAAACAGTGACAAATAAAGGCCTTTGAGAAAGAAAGAGGGGGGGTGGCCACAGCCACACTTGTGTTACTGGCCTGGGTGTGCCAGCCCAATGCAAGCAATCCCAATGGCGACTGCATGATTGCCCACACACAAAAAGATGCAAAAGACGGGCCACAGTTCCCGGGCACTACCCGGGAGCTAAGGTAGTACTAGTAGCTAGTATTAGATAGGTTTCTGTACCCAATCTCGCCCATCCTTTTCGTCAGAGGAAAAAGGCCTAGTCTTTGTTTAattgtaaaattcaaaattccaaatctatcacatcgaaagagaatcttacatacatgaaatattaaatctaaatgaaataaaaaacgaattgcatagtttgcttgtaaattgcgagacgaatctaatgagtctaattagactatgattaAACACTAAATTATTACAGtacacatgctctaatgatgaattaattagactcattagattcgtctcgtagtttacaaacaagttatgtaattagttttgtaattagtctatgtttaatacttcaaatgtgtaaagatttcatttcaaaaaatttacgagCGCAACTAAACGAGGCCCAGTACCTGAAACGATTCTCGCTTCTTTGCTCGAGCTGAGCATTTGCGTTCGTCCGTCTCTCGGCACTCGCCAGGCCAAGAAGAAGAGCTAGCTAGGGCCGCCGATCGAATCGCCTGGTCGGGCGGGCGAAGACGACACTATAAAAATCTGCCTCCAGCACCTGCCTGTGGGATCCTTGTCTCAAGCATCGCAGCTAGCTGCGGACGGGGATGATGGGGTCGTcgtgcctcggcggcggcggcggcctgccggTGGCCGTCATGCTCTGCCTcaacgtggcggcggcggtcatgGTGTCGCTGGTCAAGGTGGCCATGGACGGCGGCATGAACCCGCTTGTGATCGTCACGCTGCAGCAGCTCACGGCCTCCGTCTTCCTCGCACCAATAGCCTTCTTCAAAGAGAGGTCGCTTGCTGCTGTTTCTCTTTAATTTCCCTCCGCCCGAtccatttcctttccttttcaagaaaagcaagtggaGGATGATACATTCTATTTTCTGAATTTCGTTCAGAAAGTCGAGGCCAAAGCTGACGCTGGAGATCTTCGCCTACATCTTCGTCAGTGCGGCGCTCGGGTACATACCACCAGTAACTGCTCACTCGCTCATACAGGTGGCGGTTGATGAATGATTGATTGATGAAGTTATTGTTGCAGGGCAGCTCTGCGGCAGTACATGATCTTCGTCGCCCTGCGCTACACCACCGCCACCTTCGTCACCGCCTTCTCCAACATCGCCCCCGTCCTCACCTTCCTGCTCGCCGTCGCAACACGCTCAGAAGCACTGAACCTCAAGTCCAAGACGGGCATGGCGAAGCTCCTGGGCACGCTCGTCTCCCTGGGCGGCGCCATGGTGCTCACCCTCTACAAGGGCGCCGCCCTCACCCACGCGGCTTCTTCGCTCCATTCTTCTCACCGGCTGCCGCACGGGGCCGGGGGATCGCGCGGCAAGTGGACGCTGGGCACCGTGGCCATCCTGGGCAACTGCGTCTGCCTCTCCTGCTGGTTCCTCCTCCACGGCCGCCTCGCCAAAAAGTACCCGCACGTCTACTCGTGCAACGCCCTCATGTCCATGCTCAGCTTCCTCCAGGTCGCCGTCGTCGGCCTCTGCACCCAGCGGAGCATCTCGCCGTGGCTCATCAGCAGCAAGTTCCAGATCCTCACCGTCCTATACGCGGTTCTCAGTGACTGTTTCTTGTCTTGATTCATTCAGTAATCGATCAGTAGTCTCGTTGTCGTCGTCAGTGCGTGCGTGCCTGCCCTGACCGGCCACTCACTAGATCGATCTCAAGTACTCTCAACTAACTTGTCGTCAGGGCATCGTCGGCTGCGGCGTGTCGTTCGTGCTGGTGACATGGTGCATCGACAAGAGGGGGGCCGTCTTCGTGGCCGCCTTCATCCCCGTCGTGCAGATCATCGTCTCCGTCATCGACTTCTCCATCCTGCACGAGCAGCTCTACCTCGGCAGCGTGCTCGGATCAGTGCTTGTGATCGGCGGCCTGTACCTTCTGCTCTGGGGCAAGAGGCAGGAGGCCCTCCACTGCCCTCCAAAGGTCGCCGAAAACGCTGCTGAcaaagagcagcagcagcccgcggTGGGGCACACCTGAAGATCCACTGCTGACTGTACTGTTGGACGTCTTTGGGTTGTAGTAACAGTTGCAGCAATATATAagatctccctccctcctttttCTCTCCTCTTTTCGTGTGGCAGGGCAGGAGGGGCAATGACCTTCTTCTCATCAGATCAGTCTGGTGCCGGCAAGCAGAGTGTCTAGATTCTAATCCAAACCAAACAATAGGATGATATCTTGAAATCGTTCTTCTGATATGTAGCAAGCAACATCGATCATAGACGGCTGGACTCACTATCAGCCATTTTGTAGTCACTGCTGCTCTTGAGAAAATACAGAGGACTGCTGGAGAGCAGATTTTTCATTCTGCactgcacatatatatataggcatCTGCTAACCTTTTCTTCTAATTATTAATACCAGTGCATTATTAGTACAtgtgatgaattaccataaataATCCAACAAAATGTGAAGAAAAGGCGTTATGGATATGCTATTTGTGTTGTGCAACAGTTTCTTCTTCGGGGAAGAGAGTTCTTGCTCATGCACCAAATTTCATCCAAATACATAATTTTCTTGGAATCGACAAAAACCGCAATGAAAAAAAGGAGGATAAGATTCAACAGTTACACAGCAAATTTGTCGGGGTACTAGTCGTGAACATATCCCACCGATACAGCAATTGGCATGATTATAAAATCTGTTGAGGGGATTATATTATGTGCAAATGTTTGCCACCGTGGCGCCATGTGGGATGCCACGTCGATTTCGGATGCTCACATGGCGCGTTTGGAACCTCGGATGGACCACTTCTgtggttttaaggacaaaaccgaatgcataactatatatatacgtcaggatcaagtttcatacatatagtgacattataagtgaataattgGTATAGTatcacaaaaaaagaaaaaacaggaattaaaagactatcagagttatacagcttatcctagaaacgaaggcttcaaacttcacaggcaatcaacTGGGGGCTGCGTacacctagaactcagcaatatcttcaaaatacttcataaaccttctccttctgagcagaaGTAAGCAAGTGTGAGtatacttatggttggtactcggcaaggccacaagaaataaccagaaaataatttaattccatctttaaattaaattaatcatgtgagggtccaagccgctcttaaccgtgagcatggctgatatatcagttttacactctgcaaaggttgtacactttcaccacaattcgcgtaaaagttctgaagaactttgaaccaaaCCACacatgtgctgatcaggcacaataccacactttcgaggtgtgattgcatagggatgctacgaggcctttacaaaaatTTCCTAACATGTGAcaacccgctaaggtttcaagtcaaagcggcCATAACCCTCCCTAATGAGGCGGTACGTTAGCCAAGGACCATAAACAAAATCAAACcctcaagaggaccgagctataccccgtcgatgcatcccctcttgccctttcggtaagattgtcacaaggtagagtctctaattaatcagccaagaccaaagccatatagtattgtggttgtactattttcttgggtggttctccatgttccaattaattcataatattctcataaataagtatagatagaagtatggttagggtcacttgtctTTCTCCAACAAATAGCTACTCTTaatgctcttcagcttttgctcacttggaattctCGATTCTTCATTCTTCgaacaacgatccttctactcgaagcaatcaacaagcaactatacaaagcaaacaacaagcatgACTAAGAAcagtacaccaaaacaaaagaaagacatTAAAAGAGCATACTAACGGATAAGGCTCGCTGCTATGGTTAGCAGAGTGCAAGAAACACGAAAAACGGAGCTAGGACGTGGAAACTATGGGATAAACGGTGAGCTAGGGATTTAGTCACGATTAACCAAAGGGTTAAGGATcaacagaaaagatttgtaagacacaacaaagtatGCTCACAGAGGACAACAAAGTGATAAGGCTACTGCACacattgcaaggatcacgtgagcgcaacaATTGATGAAAACGAggctaaaacgaagaagttatggctaaaacatggtttcaggggcttatttgtaaaagTTTCAAAAGAACAGGGGCTCTGGGTGAAGAAACTGACTAAAACATAATAAAACCCTAAACTTGGGGGCTAGCATGCAAAACTCCAACTCCTGGACGGCGAGTTCTATTATAGAAAAGAATAGGGgctaaaataaaaaagaaaggactattttgtaaatatttttgaactggaGTGGGCCCCGGGTTGATTTCCAGAAAACCAAGGGGCTTTTCTGAAAAACTCCCTAGGGTTGACCGGTATGGACCTGTTTGACTCGGATCAGATCTAATCTGgcccgttggatctcgatcgaGCGGCTCATGTCGATCGGGGCGGAGCGGTGGCGCCACGGCaaccggcggcgaggcgtgcgcggcggcggctcgccggcgttaGCCGAAATCGTCCATCCAGGCTTGGATTTGGCTCAGGTTTAGGTTGGGGAGAACGCGGGGGTGACGGTGAACGCGACCACAGGCTCTGAGCGGGGCTTCGGCGAGCGAGGCAGggcgtaccgcggcggcgcggggccagCTCGCTTTGGCGAGCGACTGCAGCGGTGAAAGGATGCGAGAGAGGGGAAAGGGGCCAGTGAGATTTCTCACCACGACGCGGTGCTCCGGGGATGTGAGAACATCGAGGAATGGCGGCAGAGCAGCGGTTCGACGGCGGCACCGAGCTCCAAGGGTGGCAGCGACGGCTAAGGGGGCTAGTGTTCGCGaggcgcagaggcggcggcggcttggatgACGGGTCAAGGGGGTCGCGGGTCCCTTTTATAGGGGTCTAGAGGCTGACCTAGGCGTGTGGGCCAAGGGGTGCAGGCACCGGCGCGGCCGGGTCGAGCTCAGGCTCGAACCAGAGCCTGGCGCCGCGAGGAAGGCGGAGCTGACGGGCGGGCCCTGCCTGtcggggagagagggagaggggtgaGGCGAAGCGGGCTAgcgcgcgagctgggccggcctGTCGGGCCGAGCGACTGGGCTGCAGggggaaaagaagaaagaagggagagaagagaggggttttgggctgggctaGATTGAgggatagagagagagaaaggttttgccttttcttttgaaatagATTCAAACAagttcaattcaaattcaaattcaagagAATTTAAACTCAAGTTGAGcaacaagcaataaaataatGCAATGCGGCATGAATGCAAAACAAACCGAACATCGttatttaatttagaaaaacaaccaattttttttcttttatactaATTTTCCTGTgaggaaaaataaatgttggggaaatttttaaaattatgagaaaattgttgctttatttttaattttaatcacatcttgaaattcaaaaattttaggGTGTGACAACTTAGCACGGTTTACGGATCCAGATATacgatttgagagtttaggAACCTAGGTGAAACTTCGCAACAAGTGTGGGGACCTAgtgtgcaatttactctttttttAGAGCACCGGACAACAGCGGCTTCTGAAAGTGCATTTGGCCCTCTTAAGTGAGTTTTGGTTTGATGACATGCACAATTAAGAAGCTAATGAATTTATTGAGCTATGGACAGATTCAAAGTTTACTGAAATGAAAAAGAGCGTGAAAAGACACCAATTTAAACGAAGAACGGTGTTGGAGCTTAAAAGAAGGTCTTTTATAAATttctattttgaatttgagtacATAAACACCGTGCTATTAAGGGGGACGCGAAAATTTAGCATGAAGATGTCAAGGTACTTATTTGAAATGCTAATAACCTATGAGAGACACGAATCACACATTTGCACACAGTTTCTCTCATTGGTTCAATGTGTGTCGGAAGTTTTGACCCCCGTCGAAAGTTGCCAGCTTCTTCAACAGGGGGTTCTCGGCTAGCTGGTTTAACTAGGTCGGAAGTACCAACGACTAGATTTTGGAGATCGGCtattgtcgggtaccataattatggggcaccctaacccGGGGCTAAAACACCCTCAAACACGCAAAACTGGATTAGGCACCTGGGTCGAGTCCTTCGCTAAGCAACGTCGAGGTCCAAACTTGGATGCCCGATGCCTCTTCAGGTACAGGAAGCCTAAGTCACGCTCGGCCCATGGCCCAGCACTACGGTATGGCCCCTCCGAGGCCTCGCTAGCCGTGgagccatctccgcctcgctcgagggtcccccgCCGAGACCCCTCGAAACgcgggcaatctccgcctcactcgagacCCCTTCAGCCGAGCCCCCCGGGGGGCCTCGGCACGGGGGAAATtccacctcgctcgagaccACCCTCGACAGACTGGGCGGCGGCCCAACCACCTGACGGGATGGGGCACATTTACTCGCCAACCACTCCACGGCATGGGGTGGGAGTCGGATGGTGTCAGGCGGCGTCAGCTGGAGTCGGCCACCATGCCACACAGCGGACGTGACCGGCGTCTCCTCAACCTACGCCCGTCACTATACCGCTATTCCCGGTGCGGGGCAGGTCTGCGGTGCCCAGTGCGGACTTGCCTGACACCGCCCACCACTGTGCCGCCTACCCTTGTACTTTTCTCCCCCGCAGGACCCTCGACGGGCATGGGCGACGACCCTCGGACACAGTGCGGCCTTTGACCGAGGCAAGACCAGTGTCTCCAACACCCTCGATGCCCCACCTCATCCGACGCAAAGCACTGTGCACTCAGCAGTCATCGCCACGCCATCGACTGGAGCTACAGAGCAAGGACAAGCCCGGTGCCATGCTCCACAGTGCTCGGTGGCAGGGACCGCCCACTGTACTTCCCCGATTCAGGGGGAGAAGTAGACGACCTCACTGATCCCCCATGCATGTAACACTTCCTCTTTGAGCCTATAAAAGGGGAGGGAAGAACACAAGTCAAGCATGCACAAACACCCGCACATTCACCTCTcctgatattggcacttgcctcaatcaaacCCTAGCACACCcagggacttgggagcttctctccctctcctgcacgagcttgtaccccctactacgagcacctcggtgcaagataatacattACCTCTCTCCTTGCTAGACGTACGGCCTCATccgccggaaccaggataaccCCGAAGTCActgtgtttcttcttgcatcaaccatctaggggCAGGGACACGCAACATTATTACTAGTTGGCGCTGAACCGCGAGGTCCGgacgccgacagttggcgcTCCTGGTAGGGGGCACTGCGTGACAATCATCCTCTACCCCCGTTCGATTTCTAGGTGGCGGACATGTCAAGACAGTTCCCGATGGGCATATCAGACCCGTTCCCAGTGGGAAcggtgatctggttcgggagtcttgagttcagggcAATCGGCa comes from Panicum virgatum strain AP13 chromosome 4K, P.virgatum_v5, whole genome shotgun sequence and encodes:
- the LOC120702345 gene encoding WAT1-related protein At3g30340-like, which translates into the protein MMGSSCLGGGGGLPVAVMLCLNVAAAVMVSLVKVAMDGGMNPLVIVTLQQLTASVFLAPIAFFKERKSRPKLTLEIFAYIFVSAALGAALRQYMIFVALRYTTATFVTAFSNIAPVLTFLLAVATRSEALNLKSKTGMAKLLGTLVSLGGAMVLTLYKGAALTHAASSLHSSHRLPHGAGGSRGKWTLGTVAILGNCVCLSCWFLLHGRLAKKYPHVYSCNALMSMLSFLQVAVVGLCTQRSISPWLISSKFQILTVLYAGIVGCGVSFVLVTWCIDKRGAVFVAAFIPVVQIIVSVIDFSILHEQLYLGSVLGSVLVIGGLYLLLWGKRQEALHCPPKVAENAADKEQQQPAVGHT